In Stenotrophomonas sp. ESTM1D_MKCIP4_1, a single genomic region encodes these proteins:
- a CDS encoding DUF2846 domain-containing protein, with product MGKWHVVAMAAAISLLSGCASVPMSDKGQLDVAKSFPVPEEGKAGVYVYRNSFVGQALKKDLRIDGECLGETANKVFFYTLVPGNQEHVISTESEFSPNDVKLYTEAGRNYFIEQSIKMGVFVGGAKLTVMPEAEGRRQVAQLSLAQHGRCSR from the coding sequence ATGGGTAAGTGGCACGTGGTTGCAATGGCGGCGGCGATCAGCCTGCTGTCTGGCTGTGCGAGTGTTCCGATGTCGGACAAGGGCCAGCTGGACGTGGCCAAGAGTTTCCCGGTGCCCGAGGAGGGCAAGGCCGGCGTGTATGTGTACCGCAACTCGTTCGTCGGCCAGGCGCTGAAGAAGGATCTGCGCATCGATGGCGAGTGCCTGGGTGAGACGGCCAACAAGGTGTTCTTCTACACCCTGGTGCCGGGCAACCAGGAGCACGTGATCTCCACCGAGTCGGAGTTCTCGCCCAACGACGTCAAGCTGTACACCGAAGCCGGGCGCAATTACTTCATCGAGCAGTCGATCAAGATGGGCGTGTTTGTGGGTGGCGCCAAGCTGACGGTGATGCCCGAGGCCGAGGGTCGCCGCCAGGTGGCGCAGTTGAGCCTGGCCCAGCACGGGCGCTGCTCGCGCTGA
- the glmS gene encoding glutamine--fructose-6-phosphate transaminase (isomerizing): MCGIVGAIADRDVVPVLIEGLKRLEYRGYDSSGIAVIDRAERPDVRRVRRTGRVSEMAMAAEAENFHSQLGIGHTRWATHGGVTEANAHPHISAGVALVHNGIIENHEEQREKLRALGYTFESQTDTEVIAHLMHHHLKGGDSLLSALQRTVKELTGAYALAVVSRAEPDHFVCARMGCPLLVGLGEGENFVASDVSAVISATRKVIFLEEGDTADVRRDGVQVFDEHDQPVERDVHLSDVSLASLELGPYRHFMQKEIHEQPRALGDTIEAAIDAGGFPAELFGKNAEAVLAGIEGVQILACGTSYYSGLTARYWIESIAGLPCSVEIASEYRYRAAYANPKHLIVTISQSGETLDTMEALKYAKSLGHKHTLSICNVPESAIPRASELVCYTRAGAEIGVASTKAFTTQLAALFQLTVVLGKLHGRVEAAQEADYLEQLRFLPGSVQHALNMEPQIAAWAERFARKSSALFLGRGLHYPIALEGALKLKEISYIHAEAYPAGELKHGPLALVDEDMPVVVIAPNDSLLEKVKSNMQEVRARGGELFVFADQDSNFSESAGVHVIRTPRHAGVLSPVVHTIPVQLLAYHTALARGTDVDKPRNLAKSVTVE, from the coding sequence TGCGCCGCGTGCGCCGCACCGGTCGTGTCTCGGAAATGGCCATGGCCGCCGAAGCCGAGAACTTCCATTCCCAACTGGGCATCGGCCACACCCGCTGGGCCACCCATGGCGGGGTGACCGAGGCCAATGCGCACCCGCACATCAGTGCCGGCGTGGCGCTGGTGCACAACGGCATCATTGAAAACCATGAAGAGCAGCGCGAGAAGCTGCGGGCGCTGGGCTACACCTTCGAGTCGCAGACCGACACCGAAGTGATCGCCCACCTCATGCACCACCACCTGAAGGGCGGCGACAGCCTGCTGAGCGCGCTGCAGCGCACGGTGAAGGAACTGACCGGCGCCTATGCGCTGGCCGTGGTCAGCCGTGCCGAGCCGGACCATTTCGTCTGCGCACGCATGGGTTGCCCGCTGCTGGTGGGCCTGGGCGAGGGTGAGAATTTCGTCGCCTCCGACGTGTCGGCGGTGATCTCGGCCACCCGCAAGGTCATCTTCCTGGAAGAAGGCGACACCGCCGACGTCCGCCGCGATGGCGTGCAGGTGTTCGACGAGCACGACCAGCCGGTCGAGCGCGACGTGCACCTGTCCGATGTGTCGCTGGCCTCGCTGGAGCTGGGCCCGTACCGCCACTTCATGCAGAAGGAAATCCACGAACAGCCGCGCGCGCTGGGCGACACCATCGAAGCGGCGATCGACGCCGGCGGTTTCCCGGCCGAGCTGTTCGGCAAGAATGCCGAAGCTGTGCTGGCCGGCATTGAAGGCGTGCAGATCCTGGCCTGTGGCACCAGCTACTACTCCGGCCTGACCGCGCGCTACTGGATCGAATCCATCGCCGGCCTGCCGTGCAGCGTGGAAATCGCCAGCGAGTACCGCTACCGCGCCGCCTATGCGAACCCGAAGCACCTGATCGTGACCATTTCCCAGTCCGGCGAAACGCTGGATACGATGGAAGCGCTGAAGTACGCCAAGTCGCTGGGGCACAAGCACACGCTGTCCATCTGCAACGTGCCGGAAAGCGCCATTCCGCGCGCCAGCGAGCTGGTCTGCTACACCCGTGCCGGCGCCGAGATCGGCGTGGCCTCGACCAAGGCGTTCACCACCCAGCTGGCTGCGCTGTTCCAGCTGACCGTGGTGCTGGGCAAGCTGCATGGCCGCGTGGAAGCCGCACAGGAAGCGGATTACCTGGAACAGCTGCGCTTCCTGCCGGGCAGCGTGCAGCACGCGCTGAACATGGAACCGCAGATTGCCGCCTGGGCCGAACGCTTCGCCCGCAAGAGCAGCGCGCTGTTCCTGGGCCGTGGCCTGCATTACCCGATCGCGCTGGAAGGCGCGCTCAAGCTGAAGGAAATCTCCTACATCCACGCCGAAGCCTACCCGGCCGGTGAGCTGAAGCACGGGCCGCTGGCGCTGGTGGACGAGGACATGCCGGTGGTGGTGATCGCGCCCAACGACAGCCTGCTGGAAAAGGTGAAGTCGAACATGCAGGAAGTGCGCGCGCGTGGTGGCGAACTGTTCGTGTTTGCCGACCAGGACAGCAACTTCAGTGAATCCGCAGGCGTGCACGTCATCCGCACCCCGCGCCATGCCGGCGTGCTGAGCCCGGTGGTGCACACCATTCCGGTGCAGCTGCTGGCGTACCACACCGCGCTGGCGCGCGGCACCGACGTGGACAAGCCGCGTAATCTGGCCAAGAGCGTTACGGTGGAGTAA
- a CDS encoding PEP/pyruvate-binding domain-containing protein, which yields MNTLWHRATLLLLLACAMPALAQTARKPSAYEYRPDAAQQPAEGPDYLSRIDSRAQFMQMARVYNAGTALEMPHLIFVIDRQADGKVYYINTRRHALHEAFVRQQRLVRSMDKATLNAQYRDPQRRFLFGTMAWQRDLPGYTYEFWEGDRLTAPLLRQADEVLHASFADPIRFKTNSTAHEQLARGMALPYVSQEALLREQRFLPLNTGRAEGRLRIVRSEAQLATLSPRDIPVLDEVPIALAPVAGLVTQRPSTLLSHVNLLAKGWGIPNVYVRDAQKTLGPYDGRWVALEVTGSDYRVTPLARPARTPSASAVRPIQRNLPRPDLGVVALKPLAALRARDSTYCGVKAANLGTLRAVLPPAARVPDGFCVPFSHYQAMQQRLQIPQRLRELQQRPGFNSDPAVRREALASLRLQIENASADAAFLRTLENQWRGQLQGAPVFVRSSSNSEDLPGFSGAGLYTTVPNVTRLEAVAKAVQTVWASVYNFEAYEARTAAGLPQDAVAMAVLVQVVAPSDSSGVMITRDPFDAARRHVTYISAKRGLGIRVVEGKRQAEQVMYSSWSKAVQVLSRSAEDTQLVARAGGGVREVPITGSRQVLTDALIARLARIGGRTKQALGGADQDIEWAVVSDEVLILQSRPYVEGSAR from the coding sequence ATGAACACCCTTTGGCACCGCGCGACCCTGCTGTTGCTGCTGGCCTGCGCCATGCCCGCACTGGCACAGACGGCGCGCAAGCCGTCGGCGTATGAGTACCGCCCCGACGCTGCACAGCAGCCGGCCGAGGGCCCGGACTATCTTTCGCGCATCGACAGCCGCGCGCAGTTCATGCAGATGGCCCGGGTCTACAACGCTGGCACCGCGCTCGAAATGCCGCACCTGATCTTCGTGATCGACCGGCAGGCGGATGGCAAGGTGTACTACATCAATACCCGCCGCCACGCGCTGCACGAAGCGTTCGTGCGCCAGCAGCGGCTGGTGCGTTCGATGGACAAGGCGACGTTGAACGCGCAGTACCGCGACCCACAGCGCCGGTTCCTGTTCGGTACGATGGCCTGGCAGCGGGATCTGCCCGGCTACACCTATGAATTCTGGGAGGGCGACCGGCTGACGGCGCCGCTGCTGCGGCAGGCCGATGAGGTGCTGCACGCATCGTTCGCCGATCCGATCCGGTTCAAGACCAATTCCACCGCGCACGAGCAGCTGGCCCGGGGGATGGCGCTGCCCTATGTGAGCCAGGAGGCGCTGCTGCGCGAACAGCGCTTCCTGCCGCTGAACACCGGGCGCGCGGAAGGGCGCCTGCGCATCGTGCGCAGCGAAGCGCAGCTGGCCACGCTGTCGCCACGCGACATCCCGGTGCTGGATGAAGTGCCCATTGCGCTGGCCCCGGTGGCTGGCTTGGTGACGCAGCGACCGTCGACGCTGCTCTCGCACGTCAACCTGCTGGCCAAGGGCTGGGGCATTCCCAACGTGTACGTGCGTGACGCACAGAAGACGCTGGGCCCGTACGACGGCCGCTGGGTGGCGCTGGAGGTGACCGGCAGCGACTACCGGGTGACCCCGCTGGCGCGGCCGGCGCGTACACCGTCGGCCAGCGCGGTGCGTCCCATCCAGCGCAACCTGCCGCGACCGGATCTGGGCGTGGTGGCACTGAAGCCGCTGGCGGCGCTGCGCGCGCGCGACAGCACCTACTGCGGGGTGAAGGCGGCGAACCTCGGCACGCTGCGGGCGGTGCTGCCACCGGCTGCGCGGGTGCCCGATGGTTTCTGCGTTCCGTTCTCGCACTACCAGGCCATGCAGCAACGGCTGCAGATACCGCAGCGCCTGCGCGAGCTGCAGCAGCGGCCGGGCTTCAACAGCGACCCGGCGGTGCGCCGTGAGGCGCTGGCGTCGCTGCGTCTGCAGATCGAGAACGCGTCCGCCGATGCCGCCTTCCTGCGCACGCTGGAAAACCAGTGGCGTGGGCAGTTGCAGGGTGCGCCGGTCTTCGTGCGCAGCTCATCCAATTCCGAGGATCTGCCGGGCTTCAGCGGGGCAGGGCTGTACACCACGGTGCCCAACGTAACCCGCCTGGAGGCGGTGGCCAAGGCCGTGCAGACGGTGTGGGCCTCGGTCTACAACTTCGAGGCCTACGAAGCGCGCACGGCGGCCGGCCTGCCGCAGGATGCGGTGGCCATGGCGGTGCTGGTGCAGGTGGTTGCACCGTCGGACAGCTCCGGGGTGATGATCACCCGCGATCCCTTCGATGCCGCACGCCGCCACGTCACCTACATCTCGGCCAAGCGCGGGCTGGGCATCCGCGTGGTGGAAGGCAAGCGCCAGGCCGAGCAGGTGATGTACTCGTCGTGGTCGAAGGCAGTCCAGGTGCTGAGCCGTTCGGCCGAAGACACGCAGCTGGTGGCGCGCGCGGGTGGCGGCGTGCGCGAGGTGCCGATCACCGGTTCGCGGCAGGTGCTGACCGATGCACTGATCGCGCGGTTGGCGCGCATTGGTGGCCGCACAAAGCAGGCCTTGGGCGGTGCCGACCAGGACATCGAATGGGCCGTGGTCAGCGATGAGGTACTGATCCTGCAGTCGCGCCCGTATGTGGAGGGTAGCGCGCGCTAG